Proteins from a single region of Eremothecium gossypii ATCC 10895 chromosome VI, complete sequence:
- the SWC5 gene encoding Swc5p (Syntenic homolog of Saccharomyces cerevisiae YBR231C (SWC5)) → MIAPTEPTEGNSRASVLEFDEEGYVESEDEDFDPSKPADDDKEEELSDKSDGDYQEADEEAEKYDYSHIESSEGGLVSTRNARRLQHEREQREKYEHFEMQGVSSRAGELWAQLQEESQARLHDTSSVMHAGGEAGKDRMQEEQIMIERAYWFAGEMVREKKMVLKSSAEAQEYLNSLKFKPKELVPSTMQEMDGGSKLRRPLKRPPILEQIIAGALKPKLTTLEKSKLDWATYVDKEGINEELQLFNKDGYLAKQDFLRKVDGIQNEQYKELRRQELQKNGAQGM, encoded by the coding sequence ATGATAGCACCTACCGAGCCAACGGAAGGGAACTCGCGCGCTAGTGTATTGGAATTTGACGAGGAGGGCTACGTGGAATCAGAAGATGAAGACTTCGATCCCAGTAAGCCTGCTGATGATGACaaagaggaagagctgagcGACAAGAGCGATGGCGACTACCAAGAAGCAGACGAGGAGGCAGAGAAGTACGACTATTCGCATATTGAAAGCAGCGAGGGGGGGCTTGTGAGCACCAGAAACGCTCGTCGGCTGCAGCACGAGCGGGAGCAGCGGGAGAAGTACGAGCATTTCGAGATGCAGGGTGTGTCTTCTCGCGCCGGAGAACTGTGGGCGCAGCTTCAGGAGGAAAGCCAAGCACGGCTACATGATACGAGCTCCGTGATGCATGCGGGGGGCGAAGCGGGCAAGGACCGGATGCAGGAGGAGCAAATAATGATTGAGCGTGCATACTGGTTCGCTGGAGAGATGGTACGGGAAAAGAAGATGGTTCTAAAGTCCAGTGCAGAGGCGCAAGAGTATCTCAACTCGTTGAAATTCAAGCCCAAGGAGCTTGTTCCCTCCACTATGCAGGAAATGGACGGTGGCAGTAAGTTACGGAGGCCCCTTAAGAGGCCGCCGATTCTGGAGCAGATTATCGCTGGTGCGCTCAAACCGAAGTTAACGACGTTGGAGAAGTCGAAGTTGGACTGGGCAACGTATGTTGATAAAGAGGGTATCAATGAGGAGTTGCAGTTATTCAACAAAGACGGTTACTTAGCAAAACAAGACTTTTTACGCAAGGTAGATGGGATCCAGAATGAGCAGTACAAGGAACTGCGACGCCAAGAGTTGCAAAAAAACGGCGCACAAGGCATGTGA
- the PBP2 gene encoding telomere maintenance protein PBP2 (Syntenic homolog of Saccharomyces cerevisiae YBR233W (PBP2)), whose product MSDSDVACDSPNALKRKPDDDEKALEAEIKRVALDDVLPGAARISDYIHMRMLCLVKDASMVVGHKGERISRIKLETGTRINVSENIKNVPERVVFLRGSCENVAKAFGKISRAINDEDDRESNDRSLPLTVNLLVPHHLMGYVIGKQGSRLREIEDLSAARLVAGPQQLPLSNDRVLCITGVADAIHIATYYVGQTILSCEPKYRARKTIFYQPSAMHSVLVNNYGIAIQHQQHHQYHPGDKAKRSRSRMSPALPPTPNEVVFHSYLPLGAPVPGSLAVANNLALPHVRIVEGINPQTRITSVVQEIFIEELMVGNVIGRGGKNITQIKESTGCSIQIADPVPGKDERKLTIIGTPIGNQTAVMMINNKIDIDKRNQHNRHSQQHNGHMKT is encoded by the coding sequence ATGAGTGATAGTGATGTTGCGTGTGATTCTCCCAATGCGCTAAAGCGGAAGCCggacgacgacgagaaAGCACTTGAAGCAGAAATCAAAAGGGTTGCACTAGACGATGTGCTGCCAGGTGCTGCACGGATTTCTGATTATATTCATATGCGGATGCTGTGTCTTGTGAAGGATGCATCAATGGTGGTTGGGCACAAAGGAGAGCGGATCTCGCGCATTAAGCTCGAGACCGGGACGCGGATTAATGTCTCTGAGAATATCAAAAACGTGCCTGAGCGAGTGGTCTTCCTGCGCGGATCGTGCGAGAATGTGGCCAAGGCATTCGGCAAGATTTCGAGGGCCATCAATGACGAGGACGACCGGGAATCCAACGACCGATCGCTGCCTCTGACGGTTAACCTGCTGGTACCGCACCATCTGATGGGCTACGTGATCGGCAAACAGGGCTCGAGACTACGGGAAATCGAGGACCTGAGTGCCGCCAGGCTGGTCGCAGgcccgcagcagctgccgctgtcGAACGATAGGGTGCTGTGCATAACAGGGGTTGCGGACGCTATCCACATTGCGACCTACTATGTGGGCCAGACCATCCTGAGCTGCGAACCCAAGTACCGAGCGCGCAAGACCATCTTCTACCAGCCAAGCGCAATGCACTCGGTGCTGGTGAACAACTACGGGATCGCTATCCAGCATCAGCAGCATCATCAGTACCATCCCGGGGACAAGGCGAAGCGGTCGCGGTCGCGCATGTCTCCTGCCCTGCCTCCCACGCCCAACGAGGTGGTGTTCCACTCTTATCTTCCTCTTGGCGCCCCGGTCCCAGGCTCTCTCGCGGTCGCCAACAACCTTGCACTGCCCCACGTCCGGATCGTGGAGGGCATCAATCCGCAGACACGTATCACGTCGGTGGTCCAGGAGATATTTATAGAGGAGTTAATGGTCGGGAATGTCATTGGGAGAGGTGGCAAGAACATAACTCAAATCAAGGAGTCTACTGGCTGCTCCATTCAGATTGCGGACCCTGTTCCCGGCAAAGACGAAAGGAAATTGACCATCATTGGCACTCCCATCGGGAACCAGACCGCGGTCATGATGATCAACAACAAGATAGATATCGACAAAAGGAATCAGCATAATCGACATAGCCAGCAGCACAATGGACACATGAAGACATGA